Proteins encoded within one genomic window of Episyrphus balteatus chromosome 1, idEpiBalt1.1, whole genome shotgun sequence:
- the LOC129906867 gene encoding uncharacterized protein LOC129906867: MVVLKWLMFLFLKELLATQAESLLPEVVNYALANSFNNTADELNIVIETDFDENNAFFLDTINIILKENWNFRLQIHINNEAVQKCGDFNLWFIGSYKAFGRLLPWIRANHRDSQLYYFIVFKNSATKMLYINDIEKIFSDFLLLMVANVNVIIETDSNEVLFYTFFPYQKNACRSTKPLITHRFSDTSFNIEKPFFPSKADNFCGCPLRVITKNELIVNMAKDNEPNTLENYEMSILEVIMLKEFASRMNFKPEIYESVDLNIFDSELPITNGKIDVLLAYMASGPMKNYLYSKTVPYYLSWMVIAVNPQLNTFRTQAWILAPFNLTTWIYILASLSLITGGIILINTRRFKRFFNVLRQHDNQLGGLDIISLVIGTSIQHLPNKIWLRFSLIAFSLGALVIRTVYLGKIYDAFRGQVLLIPPRSIKELFAENYTILTYPYFKSIIDDLNGIEYQNIQYLLQSTKSSEMFEDSEKMALVTTFVHIYTFFSAKERSKLMMEGVLREQMCIFFQKHSFILPKINEITMKMEQAGILNYFRKGFEKINNPQLEGDLEPKPLGLESFAYIIYAAIILNGISLLVFIFELLWHSINKI, from the exons ATGGTGGTGTTGAAATGgcttatgtttttatttttaaaagaattgctTGCTACACAAGCTGAATCTCTTTTACCAGAAGTTGTAAATTATGCACTTGCAAATTCATTTAATAATACCGCCGATGAGTTAAATATTGTTATTGAAACTGATTTCGATGAAAACAATGCATTTTTTCTCGACACAATTAATATAATCCTGAAAGAAAACTGGAACTTTCGACTTCAAATTCATATCAACAATGAAGCTGTCCAGAAATGTGGTGATTTCAATTTGTGGTTCATAGGCTCTTATAAAGCTTTTGG gCGTCTTCTTCCTTGGATTCGGGCTAATCACAGAGATTCACAACTATattatttcattgttttcaaaaattctgcaacaaaaatgctttacatcaatgatatagaaaaaatattttcagattttttactGCTAATGGTCGCTAATGTCAATGTTATAATAGAAACTGATTCGAACGAAGTTCTCTTTTACACCTTTTTTCCCTACCAAAAAAATGCATGTCGTTCCACGAAGCCTCTGATAACTCATCGGTTTAGTGATACATCTTTTAACATTGAAAAGCCATTTTTTCCTTCTAAAGCTGACAATTTCTGTGGATGCCCCCTTCGAGTTATAACCAAAAATGAACTTATTGTAAACATGGCCAAAGATAATGAACCAAATACTTTAGAAAACTATGAAATGTCAATTTTAGAAGTAATAATGCTCAAAGAATTTGcttcaagaatgaattttaAACCTGAAATTTATGAATCCgttgatttaaatatttttgattccGAATTGCCG atCACTAATGGAAAAATTGATGTTCTACTGGCATATATGGCAAGTGGACcgatgaaaaattatttgtactCAAAAACCGTTCCGTACTATTTGTCATGGATGGTTATCGCTGTTAACCCCCAGTTAAATACATTTCGCACGCAAGCTTGGATTTTAGCGCCTTTCAATTTAACAACATGGATTTACATTTTAGCTTCTTTATCCTTGATCACTGGTGGCATAATTCTAATTAATACTCGTCGTTTTAAACGCTTTTTTAATGTCCTTCGACAGCACGATAATCAACTAGGAGGTCTCGACATCATTTCACTCGTTATTGGAACATCAATTCAGCACTTGCCAAATAAAATTTGGTTACGATTTTCATTGATAGCCTTTAGTTTGGGGGCTTTAGTCATTCGAACAGTTTATCTTGGCAAAATATATGACGCATTTCGCGGTCAGGTACTATTGATACCACCACGTAGTATCAAAGAACTCTTTGCTGAAAACTACACAATTTTAACATATccatattttaaatcaattattgACGATCTAAATGGAATAGAATATCAGAATATTCAATACCTTTTGCAATCTACAAAAAGCTCGGAAATGTTTGAAGATTCCGAAAAAATGGCATTGGTTACTACCTTTGTAcacatttatacatttttttcagccAAAGAACGTTCAAAGTTGATGATGGAAGGAGTTTTGAGAGAgcaaatgtgtatttttttccaaaaacattcatttattttgccaaaaattaatgaaatcacAATGAAAATGGAACAAGCTggtattttgaattattttcgaaaaggttttgaaaaaattaataatcctCAGTTGGAAGGAGATTTAGAGCCAAAGCCTTTAGGTCTTGAATCTTTTGCTTATATAATTTATGCAGCAATTATCCTAAATGGAATATCattgttagtttttatttttgagttattgtGGCACTCgatcaataaaatataa